In the Engystomops pustulosus chromosome 2, aEngPut4.maternal, whole genome shotgun sequence genome, one interval contains:
- the CHST7 gene encoding carbohydrate sulfotransferase 7, producing MVKRRARSLWLLLLVYAALMLLFFSFMLHEGWRRGRKGEQDYNEGWERAPPRRLCPSLDQSMWKDEEEEGTEPGAGSPLPRTHVYLHATWRSGSSFLGELFNQHPGVFYLYEPAWHMWQSLYPGDAESLQGALRDLLGSLFRCDFSALRLYAGDNLTSASLFGWKSNKVICSAPLCVADAGKSTAGGRRDKVGLVEPKDCEQHCPARPLRDLEAECQRYPVVVIKDVRLLDLSSLRPLLRDPGLNLRVVQLFRDPRAVHNSRLRSKRSLLRESLQVLRSRLRGADPAGKALQQQQLHRGGADYLLSGSLEVICQAWLRDLLLVRTHSPPWLRQRYLKLRYEDLVLSPHKELRRLLRFTGLPPVPELEDFVLNMTRGASYSADKPFLVSARNAREAVTAWRERLSREQVRRVEEACGDVMQVLSYQLQGA from the coding sequence ATGGTGAAGCGGCGGGCTCGGAGCctctggctgctgctgctggtgtacGCGGCGCTCATGCTGCTCTTCTTCTCATTCATGTTACATGAAGGTTGGCGGAGAGGCAGGAAGGGTGAGCAGGACTACAACGAGGGATGGGAGCGGGCACCTCCCCGGCGGCTCTGCCCGAGCCTGGACCAGTCCATGtggaaggatgaggaggaagaagggACGGAGCCGGGTGCGGGCTCCCCTCTGCCCAGGACACACGTGTACCTCCATGCCACCTGGCGGAGCGGCTCCTCCTTTCTGGGGGAACTTTTCAACCAGCACCCTGGCGTCTTCTACCTGTACGAGCCGGCATGGCACATGTGGCAGTCCCTGTACCCCGGGGACGCGGAGAGCCTGCAGGGAGCGCTCAGAGACCTGCTCGGCTCCCTCTTCCGCTGTGACTTCTCTGCGCTGCGGCTCTACGCCGGGGACAACCTGACTTCTGCCTCCTTGTTCGGCTGGAAGAGCAACAAAGTGATCTGCAGCGCCCCATTGTGTGTAGCTGATGCGGGGAAGTCTACCGCGGGGGGCCGCCGGGATAAGGTGGGGCTTGTGGAGCCTAAGGATTGTGAGCAACACTGCCCGGCCCGGCCCCTGCGGGACCTGGAGGCGGAGTGTCAGCGCTACCCTGTGGTAGTCATCAAGGACGTGCGGCTTTTAGATCTGTCATCACTGCGGCCCCTGCTGCGGGATCCCGGGCTCAACCTGCGGGTGGTGCAGCTGTTCCGGGACCCCAGGGCTGTGCACAACTCCCGGCTGCGCTCCAAGCGCTCCCTGCTGCGGGAGAGCCTCCAAGTGCTGCGCAGCCGCCTCCGCGGAGCCGATCCGGCCGGCAAGGCGCTGCAGCAGCAACAGCTGCACAGAGGAGGAGCGGACTATCTGCTGAGCGGCTCTCTGGAGGTGATCTGCCAGGCCTGGCTGCGGGACCTGCTCCTGGTGCGGACTCACAGCCCTCCATGGCTCCGCCAGCGCTACCTGAAGCTCCGCTATGAAGACCTGGTGCTCTCCCCGCACAAGGAGCTGCGCCGCCTGCTGCGCTTCACTGGGCTGCCCCCTGTGCCAGAGCTGGAGGACTTCGTGCTGAACATGACCCGGGGAGCCAGCTACTCTGCCGACAAACCTTTCCTGGTGTCTGCCCGTAATGCCAGGGAAGCCGTCACCGCCTGGAGGGAGAGACTGAGCCGGGAGCAGGTCCGCAGGGTGGAGGAGGCCTGTGGGGACGTCATGCAGGTGCTGTCCTATCAGCTGCAGGGGGCATGA